Proteins from a genomic interval of Lolium perenne isolate Kyuss_39 chromosome 1, Kyuss_2.0, whole genome shotgun sequence:
- the LOC127307225 gene encoding uncharacterized protein has product MAAATQEYMEKAQLRQSYRNVWHTDLTSATQADLPYCCLSLWCGPCVSYMLRRRALYNDMSRYVCCAGYMPCSGRCGESRCPEVCLATEVFCCFGTSVGSTRFLLQDEFNIQTTQCDNCIISFMFILQQLACICSIVACIVGNQQLSEASRAISCLSDMVYWTVCSCMQTQHKVEMDKRDGKLGGPMAFPAMQQMSRMYQ; this is encoded by the exons ATGGCGGCGGCGACGCAGGAGTACATGGAGAAGGCGCAGCTCCGGCAGAGCTACCGCAACGTCTGGCACACCGACCTCACCAGCGCCACCCAAGCGGATCTCCCAT ACTGCTGTCTGTCGCTGTGGTG CGGCCCATGCGTCTCCTACATGCTTCGCAGGCGTGCTCTCTACAACGACATGTCAAG ATACGTGTGCTGCGCCGGGTACATGCCATGTAGCGGGAGGTGCGGCGAGAGCAGATGCCCAGAAGTATGCCTCGCGACAGAG GTGTTCTGCTGCTTCGGCACCTCTGTTGGGTCGACCAGGTTCCTGCTGCAGGACGAGTTCAACATTCAGACGACCCAGTGCGACAACTGCATCATC AGCTTCATGTTCATCCTCCAGCAGCTGGCCTGCATCTGCTCCATTGTCGCCTGCATCGTCGGCAACCAGCAGCTGTCGGaggcgtcgcgggcgatctcctgCTTATCTGACATGGTCTACTGGAC GGTCTGCTCCTGTATGCAG ACGCAGCATAAGGTGGAAATGGACAAGAGGGATGGCAAGCTGGGCGGCCCAATGGCGTTTCCTGCGATGCAGCAGATGTCGCGCATGTACCAGTAG
- the LOC127307239 gene encoding putative expansin-A30 gives MAMASAACTSTAILVLLVSLAAMATTADARFRAMQWTPAHATFYGDETAAETMGGACGYGDLHATGYGTDTAALSTTLFLDGYGCGTCYQIRCVGAPDCYRGSPVITVTATNLCPPNWAQDSNNGGWCNPPRTHFDLAKPAFMKMAFWRAGIVPVMYRRVPCMRQGGIRFAFQGNPHWMLVYVMNVAGAGDVGEMWVKGSAGGGWVLMSHNWGVSYQTGGQLAGQALSFKLTSYTTGQTILVADAAPSTWSIGLTYQARTNFR, from the exons ATGGCCATGGCTTCTGCTGCGTGCACGTCCACGGCCATCTTGGTCCTCCTTGTTTCTCTGGCAGCCATGGCCACCACCGCCGACGCCAGGTTCAGGGCCATGCAGTGGACTCCCGCCCACGCCACCTTCTACGGCGACGAGACAGCGGCGGAGACGATGG GCGGGGCGTGCGGGTACGGCGACCTGCACGCGACGGGGTACGGCACGGACACAGCGGCGCTGAGCACGACGTTGTTCCTGGACGGCTACGGGTGCGGCACATGCTACCAGATACGGTGCGTGGGCGCGCCGGACTGCTACAGGGGCTCGCCGGTGATCACAGTGACAGCAACCAACCTGTGCCCACCCAACTGGGCGCAGGACTCCAACAACGGTGGGTGGTGCAACCCGCCGCGCACACACTTTGACCTCGCCAAGCCCGCCTTCATGAAGATGGCCTTCTGGCGCGCCGGCATCGTCCCCGTCATGTACCGCAGGGTGCCATGCATGCGCCAGGGCGGGATCCGGTTCGCTTTCCAGGGGAACCCGCACTGGATGCTGGTGTACGTGATGAACGTGGCCGGCGCCGGTGACGTCGGTGAGATGTGGGTGAAGGGGAGCGCCGGCGGAGGGTGGGTGCTCATGAGCCACAACTGGGGCGTATCCTACCAGACGGGAGGGCAGCTCGCCGGCCAGGCGCTCAGCTTCAAGCTCACCTCCTACACCACTGGGCAGACTATCCTCGTCGCCGACGCTGCACCGTCGACCTGGAGCATCGGGCTCACGTACCAGGCCCGCACCAACTTCAGATAG
- the LOC127307231 gene encoding SUMO-conjugating enzyme SCE1, translating to MSGGGIARGRLAEERKAWRKNHPHGFVAKPETVADGSVNLMVWHCTIPGKQGTDWEGGYFPLTLNFSEDYPSKPPKCKFPQGFFHPNVYPSGTVCLSILNEDSGWRPAITVKQILVGIQDLLDLPNPADPAQTDGYHLFIQDPSEYKRRVRLQAKQYPALV from the exons ATGTCGGGAGGAGGGATCGCGCGCGGCCGCCTCGCGGAGGAGCGCAAGGCTTGGCGCAAGAACCACCCTCAT GGTTTCGTCGCGAAGCCGGAGACGGTGGCCGACGGGTCGGTGAACCTCATGGTCTGGCACTGCACCATCCCCGGCAAGCAGGGG ACTGATTGGGAAGGTGGATACTTTCCTCTTACCCTCAATTTCAGCGAGGACTACCCTAGCAAACCTCCCAAATGCAAGTTCCCACAGGGTTTTTTCCACCCAAATGTCTATCCTTCAGGGACAGTCTGCCTCTCGATTCTTAATGAGGATAGT GGTTGGAGACCTGCCATCACCGTTAAGCAGATTCTAGTTGGAATACAGGATTTGCTTGATCTGCCTAATCCAGCTGATCCTGCCCAGACTGATGGTTATCACCTTTTTATCCAG GATCCATCAGAATATAAGAGACGTGTTCGGCTGCAGGCCAAGCAGTACCCTGCTCTGGTTTGA